A genomic region of Rhodospirillales bacterium contains the following coding sequences:
- the smpB gene encoding SsrA-binding protein SmpB: MAKKKDKKTGLISTNATVADNRRARFDYALEDKFEAGIMLTGTEVKSLRHGQCSLNESYVGPDRHGELFLFGAHIPEYGPAGAHLQHEPRRNRKLLLHKREMNKLMGAVSREGYTIVPVKLYFNAKGMAKLEIALAKGKKQHDKRETEKQRDWQRDKARIMRDKG, encoded by the coding sequence ATGGCTAAGAAGAAAGACAAAAAAACCGGATTAATATCGACGAACGCGACGGTGGCAGACAATCGCCGGGCGCGTTTCGACTATGCGCTGGAGGACAAGTTCGAAGCCGGAATTATGCTGACCGGCACGGAAGTTAAATCCCTGCGGCATGGACAGTGCAGTTTGAACGAAAGTTATGTCGGGCCGGACCGGCACGGGGAGCTATTTTTGTTCGGGGCGCATATCCCAGAATACGGCCCGGCGGGCGCACATCTGCAGCACGAACCACGGCGCAACCGGAAGCTCCTTTTGCACAAACGGGAGATGAACAAGCTGATGGGCGCGGTTAGCCGTGAAGGCTATACGATTGTCCCTGTGAAACTATATTTCAATGCCAAGGGGATGGCCAAGCTGGAGATTGCGCTGGCCAAAGGGAAAAAGCAGCATGACAAGCGCGAAACAGAAAAACAGCGCGATTGGCAGCGCGACAAGGCGCGGATCATGCGGGATAAGGGATGA
- a CDS encoding 4-hydroxy-tetrahydrodipicolinate synthase: protein MFHGSITALITPFKEGAIDWDALDNLLEQQIAQGSHGLVICGTTGESPTLSHDEHNRIVERAVQVVKGRLPIIAGTGSNCTQEAIDSTLHAQTVGADACLLVSPYYNKPTQDGLYAHFKAIHDATDIPLILYNIPGRCVIDIATDTLQRLSELPRFIGVKDATGDLGRVSETRAACGDDFLQFSGNDDTALDFLERGGHGCISVTSNVAPALCAQMHEAWEAGDDATASAINEQLMPLHEALFSETSPQPAKYACARLGLCTDEMRLPLLPASAKARAAVDNAMERLGLISEGNSPILRAHG, encoded by the coding sequence ATGTTCCACGGATCGATTACGGCATTGATTACTCCGTTTAAAGAAGGCGCGATTGACTGGGACGCGCTGGATAACCTTCTGGAGCAGCAAATCGCGCAAGGCTCGCACGGCCTCGTGATTTGTGGCACGACCGGGGAATCCCCGACTTTGAGTCATGATGAACATAACCGCATTGTCGAGCGCGCCGTGCAAGTCGTCAAGGGCCGTTTACCGATAATCGCCGGTACAGGGTCGAATTGTACACAGGAAGCGATCGATTCCACGCTGCATGCGCAGACCGTCGGGGCGGATGCTTGCCTGCTGGTGTCGCCCTATTACAACAAACCGACGCAGGACGGCCTGTATGCCCATTTCAAAGCCATTCATGATGCCACCGACATCCCCCTGATTCTCTATAATATTCCGGGGCGGTGCGTGATTGACATTGCCACGGACACCTTGCAGCGCCTTTCCGAACTGCCGCGTTTTATCGGCGTGAAGGATGCGACCGGCGATCTGGGCCGCGTGTCCGAAACCCGCGCGGCGTGCGGTGATGACTTCCTGCAGTTTTCCGGGAATGACGATACGGCGCTGGATTTTCTGGAGCGCGGCGGGCATGGCTGCATTTCCGTGACGTCGAACGTTGCCCCCGCCCTGTGCGCTCAAATGCATGAAGCCTGGGAAGCCGGCGATGACGCCACGGCCAGCGCCATCAACGAGCAACTGATGCCGCTACATGAAGCGCTGTTTAGCGAAACTTCGCCGCAGCCCGCCAAATATGCCTGCGCGCGGCTGGGGCTATGTACTGATGAAATGCGCCTGCCGCTGCTTCCGGCCTCGGCAAAGGCCCGCGCCGCCGTCGACAACGCTATGGAGCGGTTAGGCTTGATTTCGGAAGGAAATAGCCCCATATTGCGGGCCCATGGCTAA
- a CDS encoding transglycosylase SLT domain-containing protein — MSLPVVSPLASELRPVLKITGEDLSLTHQALLAVKKGNWNSAERQFARTRNPLAAKMYYWLKYTKGQGDISFIRLTHFIRANPDWPSQATMQRRAESIMPDDLRDDEVIAWFSDYAPRTPEGMERYLASLSRTGNREELGKTLRAWWRTALLSPAQQQQILSQYGSLLDDSAHRARFDKLMFAKHYTNARSLAMLLGNGYPELADARIALAEDKAGLDHVIARVPSYLKDDPGLDFERLSWRRRHNYDYRAMEILHKSPPADKIANPEDWWKERHIIARRLIEQKKYKSAYLLVSQHKQTDGLAFAQAEFLAGFLALSFLEEPAKAYEHFEALYHKTATPISRSRGAYWAGRAMEALQSPDMARSWYEKAAEYPTAYYGQMAMAKLGADYTSPAHAPPVATVEGQMAFKNREMVQVARLFHNAGLWKESTEFLYALSRQINEPEDYLYVADLARDLEHYHNAIHIAKTGLNKNIFLMDHAYPTMVSRMRNIEAEWALVHALIRQESAFDYQAESPAGARGLMQVMPATAAGVAKKHGIRHATEWLTTNPEHNIRIGSYYIQEMLDRYDGSYPLAVAAYNAGPGRVDKWLKTIGDPRKGEIDVVTWVELIPIYETRNYVQRVLENTYVYRLKLKDVQKSANSPIHVAMSAR, encoded by the coding sequence ATGTCGTTACCGGTTGTTTCTCCGCTGGCGTCTGAGCTGCGCCCCGTATTGAAAATTACCGGTGAGGATTTGTCCCTGACCCATCAGGCTTTACTGGCGGTGAAAAAGGGAAACTGGAACTCTGCCGAACGGCAATTCGCGCGGACGCGTAATCCGCTGGCGGCGAAAATGTATTACTGGTTGAAATATACCAAGGGCCAGGGCGATATCTCTTTTATCCGGCTGACGCATTTTATCCGCGCAAATCCCGACTGGCCGTCACAGGCAACGATGCAGCGCCGGGCCGAAAGTATCATGCCTGATGATCTGCGGGACGATGAGGTCATCGCCTGGTTCAGCGATTATGCGCCGCGCACGCCGGAAGGGATGGAGCGTTATCTGGCGTCGCTATCCCGCACGGGGAACCGGGAAGAGCTGGGCAAAACGCTGCGGGCATGGTGGCGCACCGCATTGCTGTCGCCGGCGCAGCAGCAACAAATACTCAGCCAATACGGCAGCCTTCTGGACGATTCCGCTCACCGGGCGCGCTTCGATAAGCTAATGTTTGCCAAGCATTATACCAATGCCCGCTCTCTGGCGATGTTGCTGGGGAACGGATATCCAGAGCTGGCCGATGCCCGGATCGCTCTGGCAGAGGATAAAGCCGGGCTGGATCACGTGATCGCTCGCGTACCGTCATATTTAAAAGATGATCCGGGACTCGACTTTGAACGGCTGAGCTGGCGCCGTCGGCATAATTACGATTACCGGGCGATGGAAATTCTTCATAAATCGCCGCCTGCTGACAAAATCGCCAATCCTGAAGACTGGTGGAAAGAGCGGCACATCATCGCCCGGCGTTTGATCGAACAAAAAAAATACAAAAGCGCCTATCTGCTGGTTTCCCAGCATAAACAAACGGACGGACTGGCTTTTGCGCAGGCCGAGTTTCTGGCGGGTTTTCTGGCGCTGAGTTTTCTTGAGGAACCGGCCAAAGCCTACGAGCATTTTGAGGCGCTATACCATAAAACCGCCACACCGATCAGCCGGTCGCGCGGTGCATACTGGGCGGGCCGTGCCATGGAAGCTTTGCAATCGCCGGATATGGCGCGCTCATGGTATGAAAAGGCGGCGGAATACCCGACGGCCTATTACGGCCAGATGGCTATGGCAAAGCTGGGCGCGGATTATACATCACCGGCGCACGCGCCGCCCGTCGCGACGGTTGAGGGCCAGATGGCCTTTAAAAACCGTGAAATGGTTCAGGTCGCCCGTCTTTTTCACAATGCCGGCCTCTGGAAGGAAAGCACGGAGTTTCTTTATGCGCTCTCCCGGCAGATCAATGAACCGGAAGACTATCTGTACGTGGCGGACCTCGCCCGCGATCTGGAGCATTATCACAATGCCATCCACATCGCTAAAACCGGCCTGAATAAAAACATTTTCCTGATGGATCATGCGTATCCGACGATGGTTTCACGCATGCGCAATATAGAGGCGGAGTGGGCGCTGGTGCATGCCCTGATCCGGCAGGAAAGCGCCTTTGACTATCAGGCGGAAAGCCCGGCTGGCGCGCGGGGGTTGATGCAGGTTATGCCAGCAACGGCGGCCGGCGTTGCCAAAAAACACGGCATCCGCCATGCCACCGAGTGGCTGACCACCAATCCGGAGCATAATATCCGCATCGGCTCTTACTATATCCAGGAAATGCTCGATCGCTACGACGGTTCTTATCCGTTGGCGGTGGCGGCCTATAACGCCGGGCCGGGCCGGGTGGACAAATGGCTGAAAACCATCGGCGATCCCCGGAAAGGTGAAATCGATGTTGTGACGTGGGTTGAACTCATTCCGATCTATGAAACGCGTAACTATGTACAGCGGGTTCTGGAGAATACCTACGTATATCGCTTAAAGCTCAAAGATGTTCAAAAAAGCGCCAATTCCCCGATCCACGTGGCGATGAGCGCTCGCTGA
- a CDS encoding response regulator transcription factor, whose protein sequence is MHILLADDHTLFRDALVSYVERSDFDAVMDTVGDLGGAIDFINARKGDVDIVLLDMRMPGMNGLKGLKKLLTTYPDVRVVLMSGLAESEDVSEALDMGAAGFFPKTMSGKAMIKGIQQVLNGEIFVPHNENDDLPLPSYDYGSDGKLKDFSQENGGDKTLQQRLDQKKLTPREAEVLGYLVTGASNKEIARDLELQEVTVKLHVRSICRKLGAKNRTQAALFGQQIGM, encoded by the coding sequence ATGCATATTTTGCTTGCAGACGACCATACCTTGTTCAGGGATGCATTGGTTAGTTACGTAGAGCGATCTGATTTCGACGCCGTAATGGATACGGTGGGGGATTTGGGGGGCGCGATTGATTTCATAAATGCCCGAAAGGGCGATGTTGATATTGTGCTTCTGGACATGCGGATGCCGGGCATGAATGGCTTGAAGGGCTTGAAAAAACTTTTGACGACCTATCCAGATGTCCGGGTTGTTCTGATGTCGGGGCTGGCGGAAAGTGAAGATGTTTCAGAGGCTCTCGATATGGGGGCTGCCGGCTTTTTCCCAAAAACAATGAGCGGTAAAGCCATGATAAAGGGGATACAGCAAGTCCTTAACGGGGAGATTTTTGTACCGCATAATGAAAATGATGACCTCCCGCTACCTTCCTATGATTACGGATCCGACGGGAAATTGAAAGATTTCTCACAGGAAAATGGCGGTGATAAAACGCTGCAACAACGTCTGGATCAAAAGAAACTGACGCCGCGGGAAGCCGAGGTTCTGGGGTATCTGGTAACCGGGGCGTCCAACAAGGAAATTGCCCGTGATCTTGAATTGCAAGAGGTCACCGTCAAACTGCATGTCCGCAGCATTTGCCGCAAACTGGGTGCTAAAAACCGGACGCAGGCGGCTTTGTTCGGTCAGCAGATAGGTATGTAG
- a CDS encoding response regulator translates to MPDHLDKQRLIRFAEVSLIAFVILVFCLSAGQSVWILLDENRNLFDSAMPAGPDAFLFFSIVTMVIAGLGLIVLLLLKLKNIERIHAKNQELQQQFYHAQKMEALGRMAGGVAHDFNNILASMMGYAEFLLDDLEQDSEQHRFVRQIEQGGRQARNLVEQILTFSRRRDHVTQPVNLVNALLDTVNMLGSTCPATIKVIPEVYVPEAFIMANTSQVSQVLINLCVNAQDAMDGAHGELRISLRHVAAQEVGKIENFVSMIPTGKGAPPLAIRDAGNGETHLQMGVFVPDHDYFCLSIADTGAGMSRDIMEHIFEPFYTTKHIDKGTGLGLASVLGIMTDHKGVVAVKSRPGHGTVFELYFPAQKQGVPALTPQPPPTREKGLGGYIMLVDDNESVCDMIIKMIRRLGYDVCARNTGPDAIDCLRENPGRFDLVISDFSMPHMTGVEMAEEIHLDFPELPVILITGYSEEKLDDVRSRHPGIRMVLKKPVESRVLGRAIADVLGQSKKAA, encoded by the coding sequence ATGCCCGATCATCTGGATAAGCAGCGCTTGATCCGCTTCGCAGAAGTGAGCTTGATTGCGTTTGTGATCCTGGTTTTTTGCCTGTCTGCAGGACAAAGTGTCTGGATTCTTCTGGATGAAAACCGAAATCTGTTTGATAGCGCGATGCCGGCGGGACCGGACGCTTTCCTTTTTTTCTCAATCGTAACAATGGTGATTGCTGGACTGGGGTTGATTGTTTTGCTGCTTTTGAAACTCAAAAACATCGAGCGCATCCATGCCAAAAACCAGGAATTGCAACAGCAATTCTACCATGCTCAAAAAATGGAGGCTCTGGGGCGTATGGCGGGCGGTGTTGCCCATGATTTCAACAATATTCTGGCGTCAATGATGGGGTATGCCGAATTTTTGCTGGATGATCTGGAGCAGGATTCCGAACAGCATCGTTTCGTGCGCCAGATCGAACAGGGCGGGCGGCAGGCCCGCAATCTTGTAGAGCAAATTCTGACGTTTTCCCGGCGCCGCGACCATGTGACCCAGCCGGTCAATCTGGTCAATGCTTTGCTTGATACCGTGAATATGCTGGGGTCGACATGCCCGGCGACAATTAAGGTCATCCCCGAAGTTTATGTGCCGGAAGCCTTTATCATGGCTAATACGTCGCAGGTTTCACAAGTCCTGATTAATTTATGCGTGAATGCGCAAGATGCGATGGATGGTGCGCACGGTGAATTACGAATATCCCTGCGTCACGTCGCCGCGCAGGAAGTCGGGAAAATAGAGAATTTCGTCAGCATGATTCCCACCGGAAAGGGGGCTCCGCCTTTGGCCATTCGTGACGCCGGGAACGGGGAAACCCATTTGCAGATGGGCGTCTTTGTTCCTGACCATGACTATTTTTGCCTGTCGATCGCGGATACGGGTGCCGGTATGAGCCGTGATATTATGGAGCACATTTTTGAGCCGTTTTATACCACCAAGCATATTGATAAAGGGACCGGTCTGGGGTTGGCGTCTGTCCTTGGGATCATGACGGATCACAAGGGCGTGGTCGCCGTTAAAAGCCGGCCGGGACACGGAACAGTCTTCGAGCTGTATTTCCCGGCGCAAAAGCAAGGGGTGCCGGCGCTGACGCCCCAGCCGCCGCCGACGCGGGAAAAAGGGTTGGGCGGCTATATTATGCTGGTGGATGATAATGAATCTGTCTGTGACATGATAATTAAAATGATTCGCCGTCTGGGATATGATGTTTGCGCCCGCAATACCGGTCCCGACGCCATTGACTGCCTGCGCGAGAATCCGGGGCGTTTTGATCTGGTGATATCGGATTTTAGTATGCCGCATATGACAGGGGTGGAAATGGCGGAAGAAATCCATCTGGATTTTCCGGAACTTCCTGTTATCCTGATAACCGGCTACAGCGAAGAAAAACTGGATGATGTTCGCAGCCGTCATCCCGGTATTCGCATGGTTCTGAAAAAACCGGTGGAAAGCCGGGTCTTGGGCCGGGCCATTGCCGATGTACTGGGGCAAAGCAAGAAGGCTGCGTAG
- a CDS encoding CCA tRNA nucleotidyltransferase, producing the protein MPMMKPVRQIPMQEWMTAPETRAVMAALQGEQPGAVPNALFVGGCVRNALLGEAVSDIDIATPRTPDQVTACLGAAGIKAIPTGIDHGTVTAVTEGKAFEITTLRRDVETFGRHAVVAYTDDWAEDARRRDFTMNTLLADDQGHVYDPTGQGLADLEARRVVFVGDPARRIAEDYLRILRFFRFHAYYGAGTPDAVALNACRAAADHIGSLSRERITQEFLKILAVDAPKGILGIMFENNVMKDIFHPDYKPEILERLCVLQGQYEAADIIPRLMVVTGFDSGFFGAMEKYLLLSNARKKEGVALFDILEQSGDVKHLIYRYGAALTGQALLLRAARTGENAPLTAAMECVKNWQPPAFPLTGADVMAAGIAQGPAIGEILSTIENWWIEQDFKLGRAECVSELQRLTRR; encoded by the coding sequence ATGCCGATGATGAAACCTGTCCGACAGATCCCCATGCAGGAATGGATGACGGCTCCTGAAACGCGTGCTGTCATGGCGGCGTTGCAAGGAGAGCAACCCGGCGCGGTGCCGAATGCTTTGTTCGTCGGGGGCTGTGTTCGCAATGCTCTTCTCGGCGAAGCCGTTTCCGATATTGATATCGCAACGCCCCGTACGCCCGATCAGGTCACGGCCTGTCTAGGGGCGGCGGGGATAAAAGCCATCCCAACGGGGATCGATCATGGCACGGTAACCGCCGTGACCGAGGGCAAGGCCTTTGAAATCACAACCTTGCGGCGGGATGTTGAAACTTTTGGCCGGCATGCGGTGGTTGCCTACACCGATGACTGGGCCGAAGATGCACGCCGCCGCGATTTTACGATGAATACGCTGCTGGCCGACGATCAGGGGCATGTCTACGATCCGACCGGGCAGGGACTGGCCGATCTGGAAGCCCGGCGCGTGGTTTTCGTCGGTGACCCGGCCCGGCGCATCGCAGAGGATTATTTGCGTATCCTGCGGTTTTTCCGCTTCCATGCGTATTACGGGGCCGGGACGCCGGATGCGGTGGCCCTGAACGCCTGCCGGGCGGCAGCGGACCATATCGGCTCGTTGTCACGGGAACGCATTACGCAGGAATTCTTGAAAATTCTGGCGGTGGATGCTCCGAAAGGTATCCTGGGCATTATGTTTGAAAACAATGTAATGAAGGATATTTTTCATCCGGATTATAAGCCGGAAATTCTGGAGCGGCTATGCGTCTTGCAAGGGCAATATGAGGCCGCCGATATCATCCCACGCCTGATGGTGGTGACCGGGTTTGATTCCGGGTTTTTCGGGGCGATGGAAAAATACCTGTTGCTGTCCAATGCCCGGAAAAAAGAAGGGGTAGCCCTTTTTGATATTCTGGAACAGTCCGGTGATGTGAAGCACTTGATCTATCGTTACGGCGCGGCATTAACCGGGCAGGCACTCCTTTTGCGCGCCGCCCGGACGGGGGAGAATGCACCGCTGACCGCGGCAATGGAATGTGTCAAAAACTGGCAGCCCCCGGCCTTTCCTCTGACGGGCGCGGATGTGATGGCGGCCGGTATAGCGCAAGGCCCGGCCATTGGCGAAATTCTGTCCACCATAGAAAACTGGTGGATCGAACAGGACTTTAAACTGGGGCGCGCTGAATGCGTATCAGAGCTCCAGCGGCTCACCCGGCGTTAA
- a CDS encoding metal-dependent hydrolase: protein MKLTWLGHSAFHFAAQGKNVLIDPFITGNSMAPDNAAPWLANIDILLLTHAHGDHVGDALDIIKANDPTVVCIFEVANWLKANGANPDKIIDMNIGGTVDLPGGLKVTMVNAVHSSSLPDGSYGGQPAGMILNTGDHRIYHTGDTDVFSDMALIQTLHNPDIALMPIGDRYTMTPRTAAYACNELLDVDIVVPMHWDTFPVLTGKPEDFKAQVKRGRVEILTPGEPLEL, encoded by the coding sequence ATGAAACTGACATGGCTGGGGCATTCGGCTTTTCACTTTGCGGCGCAGGGGAAAAACGTCCTGATCGACCCGTTTATTACCGGGAATTCAATGGCGCCGGACAATGCCGCGCCATGGCTGGCGAATATTGATATTTTGCTGCTGACCCATGCGCATGGCGATCATGTCGGCGATGCGCTGGATATCATCAAAGCCAATGATCCGACGGTGGTCTGTATTTTCGAGGTAGCGAACTGGCTGAAGGCCAACGGCGCCAATCCCGACAAAATTATTGATATGAATATCGGCGGGACGGTGGATTTACCCGGCGGACTGAAGGTCACGATGGTCAACGCCGTGCATAGCTCATCCCTGCCCGACGGCAGTTACGGCGGCCAGCCCGCCGGGATGATCCTTAATACCGGCGATCACCGCATCTATCACACGGGCGATACGGATGTGTTTTCCGATATGGCGCTGATCCAGACGCTGCACAATCCCGACATTGCGTTAATGCCGATCGGCGATCGTTACACGATGACGCCGCGCACGGCGGCCTATGCCTGTAACGAGTTGCTGGATGTCGATATCGTGGTGCCGATGCACTGGGACACGTTTCCTGTGCTGACTGGCAAACCTGAAGATTTCAAGGCACAAGTCAAACGCGGCCGGGTCGAGATTTTAACGCCGGGTGAGCCGCTGGAGCTCTGA
- a CDS encoding tRNA (cytidine(34)-2'-O)-methyltransferase, producing MIRLALYQPDIPQNTGAAIRLCACMGMGLDIIEPCGFPWDDAKIRRSAMDYIHGVDLARHESWAKFQAAYPGQRRILMTTKAAVPYVNFDFQDGDILIAGRESAGVPDDVHDAADGRVLIPMKSGMRSLNVINACAMISGEALRQVDGF from the coding sequence ATGATCCGATTAGCCCTGTACCAACCCGACATCCCGCAAAACACCGGTGCCGCTATCCGGCTGTGTGCCTGCATGGGTATGGGGCTGGATATTATCGAGCCTTGCGGTTTCCCTTGGGATGATGCCAAAATCCGGCGCAGCGCCATGGATTATATTCACGGCGTCGATCTGGCCCGCCATGAGTCATGGGCAAAATTTCAGGCCGCTTATCCGGGGCAGCGGCGGATATTGATGACGACGAAGGCCGCGGTCCCTTACGTGAATTTTGATTTTCAGGACGGCGATATATTGATCGCGGGCCGCGAAAGCGCCGGTGTGCCGGATGATGTTCATGACGCCGCCGACGGGCGTGTCCTGATCCCGATGAAAAGCGGCATGCGGTCCTTGAATGTTATTAATGCCTGCGCCATGATTAGCGGCGAGGCACTGCGGCAGGTTGATGGATTTTAA
- the petA gene encoding ubiquinol-cytochrome c reductase iron-sulfur subunit, whose product MSADTIDTNKDGGSRRDFLNLTAGAVGIAGVAGFAWPFIDAWNPAADTLAMASIEVDLSSVQRGQAITVMWRGKPVFIRHRTAKDIEAAEAVDPKTLRDPQTDDERVKNPEWLIMVGICTHLGCVPLGTKPGDPHGDFGGWFCPCHGSHYDTAGRIRKGPAPKNLAVPPYEFLTDTTIRIG is encoded by the coding sequence ATGAGTGCCGATACGATAGATACAAACAAAGACGGTGGAAGCCGCCGTGACTTCCTTAATTTAACGGCGGGGGCCGTTGGTATTGCCGGCGTTGCCGGTTTTGCCTGGCCCTTTATTGATGCCTGGAACCCGGCGGCGGATACGCTGGCGATGGCCTCAATCGAGGTCGACCTCAGCTCTGTACAGCGCGGGCAGGCGATTACCGTTATGTGGCGCGGAAAGCCGGTTTTTATCCGCCACCGTACGGCCAAGGATATCGAAGCGGCTGAAGCCGTCGATCCCAAAACGCTGCGTGATCCGCAAACGGATGACGAACGGGTGAAAAACCCGGAATGGCTGATTATGGTCGGGATTTGTACGCACCTCGGCTGTGTGCCTTTGGGGACCAAGCCCGGTGACCCGCATGGCGATTTCGGGGGGTGGTTCTGCCCGTGCCACGGTTCGCACTATGATACGGCAGGCCGTATCCGCAAAGGCCCGGCACCGAAAAACCTGGCCGTGCCGCCTTATGAATTTTTAACTGACACAACGATTCGGATCGGATAA
- a CDS encoding cytochrome b/b6 — MSSGERTPFENPVIEWIDSRLPLFTMLHKEYRAFPTPRNFNYFWNFGAIAMVMLVLMLVTGIVLAMHYTPHADHAFGSVERIMRDVNWGWMIRYLHMNGASFFFIAVYIHIFRGMYYGSYKKPRELLWIFGVLIFLLMMATAFMGYTLPWSQMGGWAATVITNLFSAIPLIGGPLVELLWGGFSVDNPTLNRFFALHYLLPFVIFAVVFLHVWALHITGSNNPLGIEPKGKQDTLPFHPYYTAKDTFGLSIFLILYLLVSFYAPNMFAHPDHFVEFNPMQTPPHIVPEWYFLPFYAILRAITFDIGIPFTEIVFIPAKLGGVIAMFGAVAMLFIMPWLDTHPVKSARFRPLFRIFVILLLLDTVFLGWLGAQLPTEATAQMAQGATAYYFAFFLIILPLLSKFEKARPMPASIHEAVLKGHKEPIAVGTAG, encoded by the coding sequence ATGTCCAGCGGTGAACGCACCCCGTTTGAAAATCCGGTAATTGAGTGGATCGACAGCCGTCTGCCGCTCTTTACCATGCTTCATAAAGAATACCGCGCCTTCCCGACGCCCCGGAACTTTAACTATTTCTGGAATTTTGGCGCGATTGCGATGGTTATGCTGGTCCTGATGCTTGTGACCGGGATTGTCCTGGCGATGCATTACACCCCGCATGCCGATCACGCTTTCGGTAGTGTCGAGCGTATTATGCGCGATGTGAACTGGGGCTGGATGATCCGCTATCTGCACATGAACGGCGCATCTTTCTTCTTTATCGCGGTGTATATCCATATTTTCCGCGGCATGTATTACGGATCTTACAAAAAACCGCGCGAACTGCTGTGGATTTTCGGTGTACTGATCTTCCTGTTGATGATGGCAACGGCCTTTATGGGCTATACGCTGCCCTGGAGCCAGATGGGCGGCTGGGCTGCGACGGTTATTACCAACCTGTTCTCCGCGATCCCTTTGATCGGCGGGCCGCTGGTTGAGCTTCTGTGGGGCGGGTTCTCGGTTGATAACCCGACGCTGAACCGCTTCTTCGCACTGCATTACCTGCTGCCGTTCGTGATCTTTGCTGTTGTGTTCCTGCACGTATGGGCGCTGCACATCACGGGCTCGAACAACCCGCTGGGGATCGAACCGAAAGGCAAACAGGATACGCTGCCGTTCCACCCGTATTACACGGCGAAAGATACGTTCGGGCTGAGTATTTTCCTGATTTTGTATCTGCTGGTCAGCTTTTATGCGCCGAACATGTTTGCGCACCCGGACCACTTCGTGGAATTCAACCCGATGCAGACACCGCCGCATATCGTTCCGGAATGGTACTTCCTGCCGTTTTACGCGATCCTGCGGGCGATTACGTTTGACATCGGCATTCCGTTTACTGAAATCGTATTCATTCCCGCCAAGCTTGGTGGTGTGATCGCGATGTTTGGCGCTGTGGCGATGCTGTTCATTATGCCGTGGCTGGATACCCATCCGGTAAAAAGCGCGCGCTTCCGCCCGTTATTCCGGATTTTCGTGATCCTGCTTTTGCTCGACACGGTTTTCCTGGGATGGTTGGGGGCACAGCTGCCGACAGAAGCCACGGCGCAAATGGCGCAGGGCGCAACCGCTTACTATTTTGCGTTTTTTCTGATCATACTGCCGTTGCTGTCCAAATTTGAAAAAGCCCGCCCGATGCCGGCCAGTATTCATGAAGCTGTCCTGAAAGGGCATAAAGAACCGATTGCCGTTGGTACGGCGGGATAA
- a CDS encoding cytochrome c1, translating into MLRKILLSGFSVLVAMSVVVPAHASEEGAHHMNDMNWSFEGMFGTYDRGALQRGYQVYREVCSSCHSMKRVAFRNLSALGYTEEEIKAIASEYEVTDGPNDDGEMFDRTATPADYFPSPFPNDKAAMAANNGALPPDMSLLAKARHGGADYIYGIMTGYADAPPGKELLDGQYYNLHMNGNVLSMAPPLMNGLVEYADGSPQTVMQYAKDVATFLTWASEPTMEARKRTGVKVLIFLLIFAGLMYGVKKEIWSDAH; encoded by the coding sequence ATGCTAAGAAAAATTTTGTTAAGTGGCTTTTCCGTTCTTGTGGCCATGAGTGTGGTCGTGCCGGCTCATGCTTCGGAGGAGGGCGCTCATCACATGAACGACATGAACTGGTCGTTCGAAGGGATGTTCGGAACGTATGATCGGGGCGCGCTCCAGCGCGGCTATCAGGTCTACCGCGAAGTTTGTTCGTCGTGCCATTCCATGAAGCGGGTTGCTTTCCGCAATCTGTCGGCGCTCGGGTACACGGAAGAGGAAATCAAGGCGATCGCCTCCGAATATGAAGTGACCGACGGCCCGAATGACGATGGCGAGATGTTTGATCGTACGGCGACGCCGGCCGATTACTTCCCGTCACCGTTCCCGAATGACAAGGCGGCAATGGCGGCCAATAACGGGGCGCTGCCTCCGGATATGTCCTTGCTGGCAAAGGCTCGCCACGGGGGTGCCGACTATATTTACGGGATCATGACCGGCTATGCCGACGCTCCGCCGGGAAAGGAACTCCTTGACGGGCAATACTACAATCTTCACATGAACGGCAATGTTCTTTCCATGGCGCCGCCCTTGATGAACGGATTGGTCGAATATGCCGACGGTTCGCCCCAGACGGTTATGCAATACGCCAAGGATGTCGCGACGTTCCTGACATGGGCGTCCGAGCCGACCATGGAAGCGCGTAAACGGACCGGCGTAAAGGTTCTGATCTTTCTCCTGATTTTTGCCGGTTTGATGTACGGCGTGAAAAAGGAAATATGGTCTGACGCCCACTAA